A part of Marinomonas rhizomae genomic DNA contains:
- a CDS encoding TetR/AcrR family transcriptional regulator: MARGRPSKKAHIVEAAGGLFTQQGYQSTSIDQVVATAGVSKPTVYSNFPTKLVLWEMVLTSLTEQAQDEMEKALLHLQSKKELSLIAGWILLWEAWVNKAERLAVYRILLGEQHKMLPSTFVLFTEFEAVLESILSAWIAEFSVSPMNFFTLKAVSKEALLTPALMNQAMMNKTELECQLDDLLVDSSNIKKAK; encoded by the coding sequence ATGGCAAGAGGAAGACCCAGTAAAAAAGCACACATAGTTGAGGCTGCGGGTGGTTTATTCACACAACAGGGCTATCAAAGCACCAGCATTGACCAAGTCGTTGCCACGGCTGGCGTGTCTAAGCCAACGGTATACAGTAACTTTCCTACCAAGTTGGTACTGTGGGAAATGGTGTTAACTTCGTTAACAGAGCAGGCGCAAGATGAAATGGAAAAAGCTTTATTGCATCTGCAATCGAAAAAAGAGCTATCGCTGATTGCTGGTTGGATTTTACTTTGGGAAGCTTGGGTTAATAAAGCGGAACGTCTTGCTGTGTATCGTATTTTACTTGGCGAGCAGCATAAAATGTTGCCATCGACATTTGTTTTATTTACTGAATTTGAAGCAGTTTTAGAATCTATTTTGTCAGCTTGGATTGCTGAGTTTTCAGTATCGCCAATGAATTTTTTTACGTTAAAAGCGGTTAGCAAAGAGGCGCTTTTAACGCCTGCACTGATGAATCAAGCGATGATGAATAAAACTGAACTAGAGTGTCAGCTTGATGATCTGCTAGTTGATTCTAGCAATATAAAAAAAGCCAAATAG
- a CDS encoding multidrug effflux MFS transporter codes for MENAHNDTSSSGMGTKEFTLLVALLMSITAISIDALLPALGIIGKELGAVTANQPQLLISMLFLGLAMGQLICGPLSDSLGRRPILFCGFAIYLLGTVVCYQADSLEMLMLGRFIQGLGVAGPYISAISLVRDLYHGAQMARVMSLVMMIFVLVPAIAPTLGQAMMFISDWRGIFELYLVYAVILIAWIGLRLKETLPKSNRIAFSKKGFAEGFKEVVTNRITASYTICMGLFFGSFIGYLNSSQQIFQVQFKTGNLFALYFGLLALVLGFSSLINSRIVEKHGAKYIAFRAICVVVIASIAFFALHAFVTISLWMFLVYASILFFCFGLLFGNVNSLAMEPMGHVAGIASAVIGSVSAIMSMGIGTIIGQMYNNTLMPISGGFVIMGSLAIGIMYWAEKGRVEEVTEEENAAA; via the coding sequence ATGGAAAATGCTCACAACGATACTTCTTCCTCCGGTATGGGAACGAAGGAATTCACACTTTTAGTGGCTTTATTAATGTCGATCACGGCGATTTCGATTGATGCCTTGCTTCCAGCGCTTGGCATTATCGGAAAGGAGCTGGGTGCGGTTACTGCAAACCAACCCCAGCTGCTGATCAGTATGTTATTTCTTGGTCTGGCAATGGGTCAGTTAATTTGCGGCCCATTATCTGATTCCCTAGGCCGTCGCCCTATTTTGTTTTGTGGCTTCGCAATCTATTTGCTCGGCACCGTGGTGTGCTATCAGGCAGACAGTTTAGAAATGCTCATGCTAGGTCGCTTTATCCAAGGATTGGGCGTTGCTGGACCTTATATCTCAGCTATCTCGTTAGTACGTGATTTGTATCACGGTGCACAAATGGCTCGGGTTATGTCTTTGGTGATGATGATTTTTGTCCTAGTTCCTGCTATTGCACCAACACTCGGTCAGGCCATGATGTTCATTTCCGACTGGCGCGGTATATTTGAGCTATACCTAGTTTATGCGGTGATATTAATCGCTTGGATTGGCTTACGCCTGAAAGAAACCTTACCAAAATCCAATCGAATTGCGTTTTCCAAGAAAGGCTTTGCAGAAGGCTTTAAAGAAGTTGTCACAAACCGCATAACCGCGAGTTATACCATTTGTATGGGTCTGTTTTTCGGTAGCTTCATTGGCTACTTGAATTCTTCACAACAAATTTTCCAGGTGCAATTTAAGACGGGGAATTTATTCGCACTTTACTTTGGTTTGTTGGCTTTGGTACTTGGCTTTTCTTCACTAATTAATTCGCGCATCGTAGAAAAACACGGAGCCAAATATATTGCCTTCCGTGCTATTTGCGTCGTTGTTATCGCCTCCATTGCATTCTTTGCCCTGCATGCCTTTGTAACTATTAGCTTATGGATGTTCTTGGTATATGCGTCGATTTTGTTCTTCTGCTTTGGTTTATTGTTCGGTAACGTCAACTCCCTTGCGATGGAGCCTATGGGACATGTTGCAGGTATTGCCTCTGCAGTTATTGGTTCGGTATCGGCAATCATGTCGATGGGAATTGGCACCATCATAGGCCAAATGTACAACAATACCTTGATGCCAATTTCAGGCGGCTTTGTAATCATGGGATCACTCGCAATAGGCATCATGTATTGGGCTGAAAAAGGCCGTGTTGAAGAAGTAACGGAAGAAGAAAACGCTGCTGCTTAA
- a CDS encoding GGDEF domain-containing protein gives MIKPEIPKNEAERLHALRALRILDTSYEERFDRITRMAKRMFSVSISLISLIDESRQWFKSRQGLDVIETSRDISFCGHAINQDGLFIITDALIDERFFDNPLVTDAPNIRFYAGCPLKLRQGINIGTLCIIDSKPRVFDEEDQLLLKDLGTIIEQEIQSIQLATLDELTLISNRRGFMTMVNQMLKVCQRDKKTMSFVVFDLNKFKAINDDYGHHEGDFVLAKFAQIMLESFSEYDVIGRLGGDEFVAMLSDRTAEEIAVFLERFAVCVDEVNDSLKKPYRIQYSAGVTHFPHDTDKSIEEMIQCADAAMYQQKKKR, from the coding sequence ATGATTAAGCCGGAAATTCCAAAAAATGAAGCTGAACGATTGCATGCATTAAGAGCATTGCGAATTCTTGATACTTCCTATGAAGAACGATTTGATCGCATTACTCGGATGGCTAAGCGGATGTTTAGTGTTTCTATCTCGTTAATTAGTCTGATAGATGAAAGCCGCCAATGGTTCAAATCCCGGCAGGGGCTTGATGTGATTGAAACATCACGAGATATATCGTTTTGCGGTCATGCTATTAATCAGGATGGTTTGTTTATCATTACTGATGCGTTAATTGATGAGCGATTTTTTGATAACCCGCTTGTTACAGACGCACCGAATATTCGTTTTTATGCAGGCTGTCCTTTGAAACTTCGCCAAGGAATTAATATTGGTACTTTGTGCATCATAGATAGTAAGCCAAGGGTATTTGATGAAGAGGACCAACTACTGCTTAAAGATTTAGGTACGATCATTGAACAGGAAATACAATCTATTCAGCTGGCAACATTAGACGAGCTCACTTTGATTTCTAATCGACGTGGCTTTATGACTATGGTCAACCAGATGCTGAAAGTGTGCCAGCGAGATAAAAAGACGATGTCTTTTGTTGTCTTTGATCTTAATAAATTTAAAGCGATAAATGATGATTATGGTCATCATGAAGGTGATTTTGTTTTGGCTAAGTTTGCTCAGATAATGCTTGAGTCATTTAGTGAATATGATGTGATTGGGCGCTTAGGCGGGGATGAATTTGTTGCTATGTTGAGTGACCGTACGGCCGAAGAGATTGCTGTGTTTTTAGAGCGCTTTGCGGTGTGTGTAGATGAAGTGAATGACAGTTTGAAAAAGCCTTATAGGATTCAATACAGTGCAGGTGTTACCCATTTCCCGCATGACACTGACAAATCGATTGAAGAGATGATTCAATGTGCCGATGCTGCTATGTATCAGCAGAAGAAAAAAAGGTAG
- the guaD gene encoding guanine deaminase, with amino-acid sequence MSHLKAWRSAIVHCIADPKDVGIDAAYEYFEDGLLVIQDDKIHALGNAEDLLSTLPKNTVIEHHPDAIITPGFIDTHIHYPQTDMIGSYGEQLLTWLNTYTFPEEGKFGDKAHARNVADRFLKELLRNGTTTALVFGTVHKVSVDAFFEASEVHNLRMICGKVMMDRNAPDYLTDTPESSYQESKELIDTWHNKGRLHYAITPRFAPTSSDEQLHLAGKLLSEYEDVYLHTHLSENKDECAWVKELFPESTNYLGVYDQHKLLSERSVFAHGIHLCDSEYHRLHETGSAISFCPTSNLFIGSGLFKLNKAEEHKVNVGLGTDVGGGTSFSMLQTMNEAYKVIQLQNENLSPIKSLYLSTLGGARALRLEDKIGNLAVGSEADFVILDKKGTPLLESRLALSKGIEESLFVFMTIGDDRAIQATYSAGKCVHQR; translated from the coding sequence ATGAGCCATTTGAAAGCGTGGCGCTCCGCCATTGTTCACTGTATCGCAGACCCTAAAGATGTCGGCATAGACGCTGCTTACGAATATTTTGAAGATGGCTTATTAGTCATTCAAGACGATAAAATACATGCTTTAGGAAATGCGGAAGATTTACTTTCTACCCTCCCAAAAAACACCGTAATTGAACACCACCCAGACGCCATCATCACACCAGGGTTTATTGATACCCATATTCACTATCCACAAACCGATATGATCGGCTCTTACGGTGAACAACTATTAACTTGGTTAAATACCTATACCTTTCCTGAAGAAGGTAAATTTGGCGACAAAGCGCATGCTCGCAATGTGGCAGACCGCTTTCTGAAAGAACTTTTACGCAACGGCACAACCACCGCACTCGTATTCGGTACCGTACATAAAGTGTCTGTCGACGCGTTTTTCGAAGCCAGCGAAGTCCATAACTTACGCATGATTTGTGGCAAGGTAATGATGGATCGTAACGCGCCAGATTACCTAACCGATACGCCAGAGAGCAGTTATCAGGAAAGCAAAGAACTGATCGACACTTGGCACAATAAAGGCCGATTGCACTATGCCATCACCCCACGATTTGCCCCAACCAGCTCTGATGAGCAGCTTCATTTAGCAGGCAAACTGTTAAGTGAATATGAAGACGTTTACCTGCACACTCATTTGTCAGAAAACAAAGACGAATGCGCTTGGGTAAAAGAGCTTTTTCCAGAAAGCACAAACTACTTGGGCGTTTATGACCAACATAAACTGTTAAGTGAACGCTCCGTTTTTGCTCATGGCATCCATCTATGTGACAGTGAATACCATAGACTGCACGAAACAGGCTCGGCTATTTCTTTCTGCCCAACGTCTAACCTTTTTATCGGTAGCGGTTTATTCAAACTCAATAAAGCAGAAGAACATAAGGTCAACGTAGGTCTTGGCACTGACGTAGGCGGCGGCACTAGCTTCTCTATGCTGCAAACCATGAACGAAGCCTACAAAGTCATTCAGTTGCAAAACGAGAACCTTAGCCCAATTAAATCTCTGTATTTATCTACTTTAGGTGGCGCTAGAGCACTTAGGCTAGAAGATAAAATTGGCAACTTAGCGGTTGGTAGCGAAGCGGATTTCGTCATCCTAGACAAAAAAGGTACGCCGTTATTAGAATCGCGCTTAGCGCTATCCAAAGGCATCGAAGAAAGTCTATTTGTCTTCATGACCATTGGCGACGACCGAGCGATCCAAGCCACCTACTCTGCTGGCAAATGCGTTCACCAACGCTAG